The Aphis gossypii isolate Hap1 chromosome 3, ASM2018417v2, whole genome shotgun sequence genome includes a region encoding these proteins:
- the LOC126550670 gene encoding ichor — translation MRLSNGSEATTDSMVEMLQFNEHFLDEDGTKFMLNPAELEDLLGRDQYAADGSPIAVSVQQQQQQQHLHGGHHHHGHHHQQPNGVDQPNTKPTANFADLKPLMPFHTITERVNINGIPGHHYQSIASNNRVAENNNNTATANNNMYYQNEYLVTSSTNAGLTKFKEEDTFVDNQFDEFEMLMGSPSFGPDTTVTASGDHPAVDGPDEWLSGVGDDWTSYEHPNGSPQDNKSGILSDVTIHDLVASSQFPGMTNGSAGGGGPGNYHQQPPSSMQKPLYQQQQQQQQQQQQQQQQQQPRELVTSNVPPPAPRPAAAAFMPLLQSRLQNGPANKAPLQDAGSYHMDCASSPSSSTPSYLAHSPTSHVVSTTDLGGYMPSAAAAAAAAAAAAAAASVHSSRPSPEFAHTTTPGQGPHMTAKKSRNRSGKSKGSGGGGGGGGGGGGGGVTARSTVVYCSDGNVARERTVHNCHICNRGFLNKSNIKVHLRTHTGEKPFRCEVCQKAFRQKAHLIKHAQIHKRSGRD, via the coding sequence ATGCGGCTGTCCAACGGCAGCGAAGCGACTACCGACTCAATGGTTGAAATGTTGCAATTCAACGAGCACTTCCTCGACGAGGACGGCACCAAATTCATGTTGAATCCCGCCGAGCTAGAAGACCTGCTGGGACGCGATCAGTACGCCGCCGACGGTTCACCGATCGCAGTGTCAGtgcaacaacaacagcagcagcaacaccTCCACGGCGGTCATCACCACCACGGCCATCACCATCAACAGCCGAACGGCGTCGATCAGCCCAACACCAAGCCGACCGCGAATTTCGCCGACCTCAAGCCGCTGATGCCGTTCCACACGATCACGGAGCGCGTCAACATCAACGGCATACCCGGCCACCACTACCAGTCGATCGCGTCCAACAACCGGGTGGCCGAGAACAACAACAACACGGCCACGGCCAACAACAACATGTACTACCAAAACGAATACCTGGTGACGTCGTCCACGAACGCGGGACTGACCAAGTTCAAGGAGGAGGACACGTTCGTCGACAATCAGTTCGACGAGTTCGAAATGCTGATGGGCAGCCCGTCGTTCGGGCCCGACACAACGGTGACGGCCAGCGGCGACCACCCGGCCGTGGACGGTCCCGACGAGTGGCTGAGCGGCGTGGGCGACGACTGGACGTCGTACGAACACCCGAACGGTTCGCCGCAGGACAACAAGTCCGGCATACTGTCGGACGTCACCATACACGACCTGGTGGCCAGTTCCCAGTTTCCGGGCATGACCAACGGAAGTGCCGGCGGTGGCGGACCGGGAAACTATCACCAGCAGCCGCCGTCGTCCATGCAGAAACCGCTGTAccagcagcaacagcaacagcagcagcagcagcagcagcagcaacagcaacagcagccCCGCGAACTGGTCACGTCCAACGTGCCGCCGCCCGCGCCCCGTCCGGCCGCCGCCGCGTTCATGCCGCTGCTCCAGAGCCGTCTGCAGAACGGGCCGGCCAACAAGGCGCCGCTCCAGGACGCCGGCAGCTATCACATGGACTGCGcgtcgtcgccgtcgtcgtccACCCCGTCGTACCTGGCGCACAGCCCGACCAGTCACGTGGTCAGCACCACCGACCTGGGCGGTTACATGCCGTCCGCGGCCGCGGCcgccgctgccgccgccgcagccGCAGCCGCCGCGTCCGTCCACAGTTCGCGGCCGTCACCGGAATTCGCGCACACCACCACGCCCGGCCAGGGGCCGCACATGACCGCCAAAAAGTCGCGGAACAGGAGCGGCAAGTCCAAGGGCAGCGGCGGAGGCGGTGgaggtggcggcggcggcggcggtggcggagTCACCGCCCGGAGCACCGTGGTATACTGTTCGGACGGAAACGTGGCCAGGGAACGGACCGTGCACAACTGTCACATATGCAACCGCGGGTTCCTGAACAAGAGCAACATCAAGGTTCACCTGCGCACGCACACGGGCGAAAAACCGTTCCGGTGCGAGGTGTGCCAGAAAGCGTTCCGGCAGAAGGCCCATCTCATCAAGCACGCACAGATCCACAAGCGCAGCGGCCGGGATTGA